A segment of the Streptomyces sp. P9-A2 genome:
GCCCGCGCAGCTCACGCCAGTGCGGTCGACGCGCTGTCGGGTCTTCCCGACAAGGGCATCGGTTACGGGCTCCTGCGACACCTCAACCCCGAGACGAGGGCCGTTCTCGAGAAGCATCCCATCGGGCAGATCGGCGTGAACTACCTCGGGAGGTTCGGATCGAGATCGGGTTCGAGCTCGGGCTGGGACTTCTGCTCGGAGGTCCCGGAGCTGGGGGCACTCGATGTGCCGGAGCCGCCCGGCCGTTCGGCGTTGACGGAGCTGAACATCGACGCATGGGTGTTCGACACCCCGGGGCAGTCGACGTTCGGTGTCTCTCTCACGGCCCCGCGACGTGTGCTGTCGTCGGGCGACCTGGAGGTATTGGGGGGCCTCTTGGAGCACGCCCTCGCCGACGTGGCCCGAGCAGCACTCGACGACGAGGCGTGAAGCCCGACCAGGACGAGCCCCTCTCACGTCAGGTGGACGGCATGACTTCTCCGCACGGAACTGGTGCCCCTGCTCGGGATCACGGTTCGTACGCGCAGTACCTCCAGTTGGACAAGCTCCTGTCCTTGCAGGCGTGCATCACGAACGGCGCCGGCGAACCCCTGTTCCTCATCATGCACCAGGTCGCCGAGCTGACGTTGAAGCTCCTGGTGGGGGAGATCGACCGCCTGCAGCGCCACGTCGAGCAGGGAGACCTGCTCGACGCCATCACCCAGGTGGGGCGCGCGCAACGCGTCCACGGAGTGCTGAGGGAGACGTGGGAAGTCCTCGGCACCCTGAGCCCGGCGGAGTTCGGGGCGTTCCGCGGTGCGCTCGGTTCGGCCTCGGGTGCCCAGTCCGTCACCTATCGGGAGCTGATGACGCGCCTCGGGGAACGGGATCACACGTTCCTCCTCCGCGGCGGCGTGCCGGCCGCGGAGGCCCGACGTCTGCGTGAGCTGCTGTCCCGGCCCAGCCTCTACGACGCCGTCCTCGAGCAGCTGCACAAGGGAGGCGTTCCCCTGCCGGACCGGTGCCTCGACCGCGACTGGAGTGAGCCCTACGAGGAGCACCCGGACGTGGTCGACGCCTGGCGGGAGGTCTACCAGAACCGCCGCGAGCACCAGTCCCTCTTCGACCTGGCGGAAGCGCTCATCGAGCTGTCCTACGGATTCTGCCGGTGGCGGGCGGTTCATGCACTCGTCGCGGAGCGGCTGATCGGCGCCAAGGTCGGCACCGGAGGCACGTCAGGCGTGAGTTGGCTGCAGCGGCGGGTCCAGCGCCGGGAGTTCCCGGAGTTGTGGACGGTCCGGACGCTGCTCTAGTACTCCAGCAGGATTTCGCTGTTTGACCTGGCCTTTTCGTCGGGTGGCGGGAGTGTAGCGGGACTTCGGTCGTGCGGGGGCGGTCTCACGGAGACCGCCCCTCGATCGTGCGACAACGCCGCAGGGTAGTGACAGCGGCGGGGCAGCCTCAGAGGGTGATCACCGAGTCTGCCGCCGCGCAGTGGGACCTCGAACTGGACGATCTCTTCCTGACCATCGGGCACCGCTTCGGCCGGGTCGAGCTCCGCCGCCGCATGCGGGACTACGTGCGCGGGCTGCTCGCCCCGGTTGCCCGCAAGAACAGCTGGCAGCTGGCCGAACAGGCCGGCCACTCCACCCCTGACGGCCTGCAGCACCTCCTCGCCGGACCGAAGTGGGAGCCCGATGACATCCGCGACGACCTGCAGGAATACGTCGCCGCCAAGCTCGGCGAGGCCGGCGGCGTCCTGATCATCGACGACACCGGGTTCATCAAGAAGGGCACCACCTCGGCCGGAGTCCAGCGCCAGTACTCCGGAACCGCAGGCCGGACCGAGAACTGCCAGATCGGCGTCTTCGCCGCCTACGCCTCCGCCCGCGGCCGGGCCCTGGTCGACCGTGAGCTCTACCTCCCGAAGTCCTGGACTGAGGACCGGGAACGCTGCCGCACCGCAAGGGTCCCCGACCAGCGGGAGTTCGCCACCAAGGGCGAACTGGCCCGGCACATGGTGCTGCGGGCCCTGGCCTCGCCGCTGCCCATTACCTGGGTCACTGCGGATTCCGCCTACGGCCAGGACAACCGATTCCGCCGGCTGCTGGAACAGTCGGGTGTCGGCTACGTACTGGCGGTGCCCAAGTCCCAGTTCAGCGTGGGCTGTTCACGGATCGAGGGTCTGTTCGCGCAGGCCCCGGACGAGGCATGGGAGAAGATCTCCTGCGGCGACGGCGCAAAGGGGCCCCGCGTCTACCACTGGGCAGCGGTGCGGCTGCCGGCCGTCGCCGAATTCGACTATCAGGGCGAGGTCCCTCACCGGATGCGGTGGGCACTGGCCCGGCGCAGCATCAGCAAGCCCGACGAGATCGCCTACTACCTCGCCTACGCACCCCTTCAGGCCACCGTCCAGGAACTGGTGCGGGTCGCCGGGGCGCGCTGGGCGATCGAGGAGTGCTTCCAGGCCGCGAAGAACGAGTGCGGCCTGGACCAGTACGAGGTCCGCCGTTACGTGGGCTGGTATCGGCACATCACTCTGGCCATACTCGCTCACGCCTTCCTGGCCGCCACGGCACACCAGCCCTGGGAAAAAGGGGCGGAACAGGTGAGACGCCCGGGGTCATCGGGCTCACAGTGGCGGAGGTTCGGCGACTCCTGGCAGCTTGTCGTGCCCGGCCCCCGCACCTGAGCGGACACCGCGGACGACACCACGCGCTGAGCTGGTCGAACTGGCGCCGCCGACGCCAAGCGGTCGCCCGCCGCTGTCACTACCTGCGGCGTTGTCGCACGATCGAGGGGCGGTCTCCGTGAGACCGCCCCCGCACGACCGAAGTCCCGCTACACTCCCGCCACCCGGCGAAAAGGCCAGGTCAAACAGCGAAATCCTGCTGGAGTACTAGGCGGCATCGTCCGCTGTGCGCCGGGTCCCAGGACGATCAGGCGGCTGCACCCCCGCCTCAGACGACCGAGAAAGCCATGCATCCCCACGAGTTGTAGCCCGAAACGATGGCCAGGATCCGATCGCCCGGCTCGATGATGCTCTCCGACGCCATCACGGACACGTTGATGAGAGCGTCTGCCGCGAAGCAGTGGGAGTAGCCCGCCACGGTGCCCCGGTAGGTCCGGTCGAACGGCACCTCCGCCGCGTTCGCGAAGGTCCTCAGCGTGGGCTCGAGGTAGTTGTTGGTGACGAGGTAGGAGAAGTCTGCCGGACCGAGCCCGGTCCTCTCGTAGAGCGCCGCGGCTGCCCGGCGCACTCCGCGGGCCGTCGCCATGGCCATCGCCATCGGCTCGGACTCCGACGTCAGAGCATGCAGTCCTGCCTCGACGGTCATGGTCGTGCCGAGCAGCTGCAGACCGTGCTCGGGGCGACGGGTACTGACGACGCAGGTGGCAGCGCCATCGCTGAGCACCCCGATGCCGCCACCGAGCAGGCGTTGCCCCGGTCGGCAGACATCGGTGGTGGCGACCAGCGCGGTGGTGGCGTCGCCGCCGCGCAAGCAGGCCACCGCGGTGCGCACGGCGACGGCCAGGTTCGCGCAGTTGGCCAGGCCGACGCCGATCAGCGGGGTGCGGTTCAGTCCTATGGCCTGAAGGAACCGCGCCGCGTCCAGCTCGGGGTCGGCGCTGTCCCAGAACGTGTTGGTCGCGTAGACGACCAGATCGACGGCTGCGGTCGAGGAGGACGGATCGAGCGTCGACGTCGCGCTGTCTGCTGCCAGCTGCCAGGCCTGCCGGTCGGACTGCCGGAAGTGCGCCAGCCCGCCTCGCGTCAGCTGCTCCAGCGCCTCCGACGACAAGATTTCGGGCAGCACCGCGATGTCGTTCGACTCTCCGACCGCGACGCCGATCCGGGTCAGGAAGATGTCGGGCCAGGCTTCACCCGCCCCCGTGGTCATCGTCGAGCGAGGTGGCGGCGGCAGGCGGAGGCGAGTTCTTCGATCGTCTCCGCTCCCTGGAACACCTCGAACGGCAGCTCGGTCGCCAGCAGGCTGTCCAACCTGCTGGCGACGTCGACCGCCTGCAACGAGTCACCACCGAGGTCCTTGGTGAAGGAGTCCTGGACGCTGATGTCGTCGAGGTCGAGCACCTGCTGCCAGATCCGGAGTATCTCCGCCTCCATGTCGTCACGCGGCGCGACGATCGGGCGGGTCCGCTCCACCGGTGATTCGCGGGGCTCGGGAAGTGCTCCCCGGTCGACCTTGCCGTTCGTCGAGAGCGGAATCTCGGGAAGGTTGATGAACCGGGCGGGAACCATGTACTCGGGGAGTCGGCTCGCGAGGTGCTCGCGCAGTTCTCGGCGCCCGGCCCGGCCCACGACGTAGGCCACCAGCTGGCTCTGGCCCTCGGATTCACGCACCACCGCGACGGCTTGACGGACGTCCGGGTGCGTCCCGAGGCTGGCCTCCACCTCGCCGAGTTCGATGCGGAACCCCCTGACCTTGGCGAGGTGATCGGCTCGTCCTGCTGAGGTCAGGAGACCATCCGCGTCCTGACGGACCAGATCCCCCGTGCGGAAACCCACCTCGGAGAACTGGCCGGCATTGAGCTCGGCCTGGCCGAAGTAGCCCAGGGTGACACCGGGTCCGCTGACGTGCAGTTCGCCGATCTCGCCCGGAGCTGTCGGAGTGTGGTCGGGGTTCAGCACGCGCACGTCGACGATGTCCGTGACCGGATAGCCCATCGGTGCGGGGCGCTCCTCGCCCGGCTTGCACCGCCAGTGCGAGACCACCGGCACCTCGCTGCTGCTGAACACGTTGTGCAGCGCAGTCTCCGGGAAGATCGCGAAGAACCGCTGCTGCAGGGCCGGGGGCAGGGGTTCGCCCGCACACAGGACATGGCGCACCGCGGTGCAGCTCGCGGCCTCGGGCTGTTCGAGGAACAAGCGCATGACCGACGGGATGAAGGTGGAGATGGTGATCTGCTTCCTGGCCGTCAACCTCGCCAGGTAGCCGAGGTCGGTCTGTCGGCCCGGAGGGACGACCACCGTGCTGCCGCCGGTCAGCAGCGGCCAGAGCAGGCCGTGCACGAGGGCCACGAAGTTCACCGACATCTTGAGCAGGTGGCGATCGCCGGGGCCGACGCCGAACGCGTCGACGATCCACGGGATCTGGACCGCGCAGTTCTCGTGGGACAGAGTCACCTGCTTCGGCCGGCCGGTCGAGCCCGAGGTGCTGAAAATGAAGGCTGCGTCGCCCGGCACCGTGACGACGGCCGGCGCGGTCGTCGACACGCGATCGGACACCTCGAAGTGCGGGTGCGCGAAGTCGAGCCGCTCGGCCGCGGCGCCGGGCGCGATGAGCGCTGCAGCGGCCCCGTTCCGCAGGATCTCCTGGTTGCGCTCGGACGGCTCGTCCGGGCTCAGCGGGAGGCAGACGGCTCCCGCCTTGAGGATGCCGACCACGGCCGCGGCGTACTCGACCGAGCGATCGAGGCAGACGGCCACCGAATCACCGTGCTCGACACCGCGGTCGAGCAGTGCTTCCGCCACCGCGTTGGCACGGGCGTCGAACTCCGCGTAGGTGACGGAAGCATCGTTGACATGAATTGCATCGAGGTCCGCGTACTTCCTCGCTGCGACCGCGAACAAATCTATCAGCGTTGCTGTCACAGGCGTACCTCTTAGAGTGTGGGACGAACGACGAGCACGGCGGCGACCGGACTGGGAGCTCGCACGAACCACGTGGGTCCGGGTGTGCCGAACAATCGAGTGCGGGATGTTGGGGAACGCAACGCGCCGCATATCTAGGTCAGTTCACGAAATCAAAAGCATTGTCATGATGTCAAGGTCTCGGGCGTCGCGCAATGTCGTTCGTGGTGCGTTCGTGACAGGCCGTCCCATTTCGTCGCCCACCCGTTCTCGGGCTGCGCGAAGAGCCGTCGATCACCGCGTCGATGCTCGACAGTGGGCCGGGGAACGATGCGTGGAGAGCGGTTTCCCGGTAGGGGCGAGGATGCACGGGCCGGACGAGAGCGGGGCGTCGCCAGGCGCCGCCGACCGGACGTCCGTCGAGCCGTGTTCCGGGGACCGGGACGCGGTGCGGCGCGGCGGGAGCGGAGATCGACGGCGGATCCCGGTGCGTGTTCGCCGGTGCGCCGAGGAGGCCGAAGGCTCCGCCGGATCGCGGTCGCGACCACCGGTGAACTGGTGCTGGGCGCCGGATCGGGCGGCACGGACGGCCGGGGTGACGGAGCCCTCCACGTCGTCGCCCTCGCCGGTCAGGAGCTCGGTCCGGGCCGCCGGCGCGACCGGCAGGACTTGACCGGGCGCCGCGGACGCGCCGATGCTGCGTCCCACCGCGGGTCGACGTGTCCTGGTGGGCCCACCGACGGCACGTCACCGCCTGCGTCGACCAGGACCGCGCCGAGCTGGTCGGTTCCGAACACCCACAATCAGCGGAACGGCCGCGAAGGCCAATAGATGCACGGCAGGATCACAGCGGACTCGGTGCGACAGATCGAGGGTGGACCCGTCGACGAGGCTTCCCGCCGGCGTCGATCGCGGCGTGCGAACCTGCATCATCGGTCACTGGTGGCGCGCCTCATCACGCCGACCCGGTTCCCTCGCGCCGGGCTGGCCCGGGCCTGCGTGCACCCCGTTTCCCGAAGACCCGTAATGCTGTAGCTTGCAGTCCGGAAGGCAGGGAATCTGCGCGATTAGCCGCTGGTGGCTCTTCGGCCAGCCACCTCGACGAGTATCGGTGACGGCGTCCTGCGGCCATGGGAGGGATGTAGTCCTTGTCCAACGAATCTATCGCATCAATCTTAGATCGACTGCTCCGCGCGCACCTGCCGAATATCGGGGACGACATGGTCATCGGTCAGCACGAACCTCTTTCGAGGTTGGGTCTGGACTCCTTGGGCATGGTCCGGCTGGCGATGCGGATGGAGCGAGAGTTCCAGGTGGACCTCCCGGACGGGTTCCTGGTTCCCGAGACCTTCGAGACCCCCGCCTCCATCGCATCTGCCGTCGCGGCCCTGCGCCCGGATCTGGACATCGCGTCATGACCACCGTCGGGGCGCAGGCGACCTCCGAGGCCGTCACCGCGGTCGCGGACGTCGCCGCGGCGCACGCGGAGCAGGTCGACCGTGAGTCGCGGTTCCCGGTCGCGGCGGTGGAGGCGCTGCGGAGCGGTCGCCTGCTGTCCATGGGTGTCCCGGCCGGGTTCGGCGGCGGCGACCAGGGCATCGGCACGGTGGCGCGGACGACCACTGCGCTCGCCCGGAAGTGCGGATCCACCGGCCTGATCTTCGCGATGCACCAGAGCCAGATCGCGTCCTTGGTCCGGCACTCTGAGGACGAGGCGGTCCAGCGTGCTCTGCGGCGCATCGCCGCCGAGGAACTGCTGGTCGCGTCGGCCACGACGGAGGCGAGCGTCGGGGGTGACGTGCGCACGAGTTCCTGCTTCGTCGAGCGGGTCGGCACCCGCTTCCGGCTGGCGAAGCAGGCGTCCGTGATCTCGTACGGTGGACACGCCGACATCATCCTGGTGACCGCCCGGCGGGACGCGGCCAGCGATCCGCAGGACCAGGTCCTGGTCCTCTGCGACCGGGACGGCGTCACCCTGGAGCAGAACGTCGTCTGGGACGTGCTCGGCATGCGCGGCACGTGCAGCCACGGCTACGCGCTGCTGGCCGAAGGCGACGGGGACGCCGTCATGACCACCCCGTACGCCGTCATCAGCGCCCAGACGATGTTGCCGGTGTCCCACGTCCTCTGGGCGGCGGCGTGGCTGGGGCTGGCCGAGGAAGCCGTCGAGAGGGCCCGGCTGTTCGTCCAGGCGTCCGCCCGGAAGAAGCCGGAGGTGGTGCCGCTCGGCACGGTGCGGCTCGCCGAGGCGACAGCTCGGCTGCACCAGATGCGGGCACTCGTGGGCGCCGGGGTCGGCCGCTTCAAGGAACTCGCCGCCGTCCCCCACGAGCTCTCGCGCATGTCGACGGTGGTCGAGTTCAACAGCCTCAAGGTCTCCGCCTCGACGCTGGTGGTGGAGATCGCGGCAGCGGCCATGTCGATCTGCGGCATCGCCGGCTACCGCTGCGACGGCCCCTACAGCGTGGCCCGGATCCTGCGCGATGCGTACGGCG
Coding sequences within it:
- a CDS encoding non-ribosomal peptide synthetase, with the protein product MTATLIDLFAVAARKYADLDAIHVNDASVTYAEFDARANAVAEALLDRGVEHGDSVAVCLDRSVEYAAAVVGILKAGAVCLPLSPDEPSERNQEILRNGAAAALIAPGAAAERLDFAHPHFEVSDRVSTTAPAVVTVPGDAAFIFSTSGSTGRPKQVTLSHENCAVQIPWIVDAFGVGPGDRHLLKMSVNFVALVHGLLWPLLTGGSTVVVPPGRQTDLGYLARLTARKQITISTFIPSVMRLFLEQPEAASCTAVRHVLCAGEPLPPALQQRFFAIFPETALHNVFSSSEVPVVSHWRCKPGEERPAPMGYPVTDIVDVRVLNPDHTPTAPGEIGELHVSGPGVTLGYFGQAELNAGQFSEVGFRTGDLVRQDADGLLTSAGRADHLAKVRGFRIELGEVEASLGTHPDVRQAVAVVRESEGQSQLVAYVVGRAGRRELREHLASRLPEYMVPARFINLPEIPLSTNGKVDRGALPEPRESPVERTRPIVAPRDDMEAEILRIWQQVLDLDDISVQDSFTKDLGGDSLQAVDVASRLDSLLATELPFEVFQGAETIEELASACRRHLARR
- a CDS encoding acyl-CoA dehydrogenase family protein — encoded protein: MTTVGAQATSEAVTAVADVAAAHAEQVDRESRFPVAAVEALRSGRLLSMGVPAGFGGGDQGIGTVARTTTALARKCGSTGLIFAMHQSQIASLVRHSEDEAVQRALRRIAAEELLVASATTEASVGGDVRTSSCFVERVGTRFRLAKQASVISYGGHADIILVTARRDAASDPQDQVLVLCDRDGVTLEQNVVWDVLGMRGTCSHGYALLAEGDGDAVMTTPYAVISAQTMLPVSHVLWAAAWLGLAEEAVERARLFVQASARKKPEVVPLGTVRLAEATARLHQMRALVGAGVGRFKELAAVPHELSRMSTVVEFNSLKVSASTLVVEIAAAAMSICGIAGYRCDGPYSVARILRDAYGAALMVNNDRINGNNGQLMLVGKSF
- a CDS encoding IS701 family transposase: MITESAAAQWDLELDDLFLTIGHRFGRVELRRRMRDYVRGLLAPVARKNSWQLAEQAGHSTPDGLQHLLAGPKWEPDDIRDDLQEYVAAKLGEAGGVLIIDDTGFIKKGTTSAGVQRQYSGTAGRTENCQIGVFAAYASARGRALVDRELYLPKSWTEDRERCRTARVPDQREFATKGELARHMVLRALASPLPITWVTADSAYGQDNRFRRLLEQSGVGYVLAVPKSQFSVGCSRIEGLFAQAPDEAWEKISCGDGAKGPRVYHWAAVRLPAVAEFDYQGEVPHRMRWALARRSISKPDEIAYYLAYAPLQATVQELVRVAGARWAIEECFQAAKNECGLDQYEVRRYVGWYRHITLAILAHAFLAATAHQPWEKGAEQVRRPGSSGSQWRRFGDSWQLVVPGPRT
- a CDS encoding tryptophan 2,3-dioxygenase translates to MTSPHGTGAPARDHGSYAQYLQLDKLLSLQACITNGAGEPLFLIMHQVAELTLKLLVGEIDRLQRHVEQGDLLDAITQVGRAQRVHGVLRETWEVLGTLSPAEFGAFRGALGSASGAQSVTYRELMTRLGERDHTFLLRGGVPAAEARRLRELLSRPSLYDAVLEQLHKGGVPLPDRCLDRDWSEPYEEHPDVVDAWREVYQNRREHQSLFDLAEALIELSYGFCRWRAVHALVAERLIGAKVGTGGTSGVSWLQRRVQRREFPELWTVRTLL
- a CDS encoding phosphopantetheine-binding protein — encoded protein: MVIGQHEPLSRLGLDSLGMVRLAMRMEREFQVDLPDGFLVPETFETPASIASAVAALRPDLDIAS